From one Azospirillum sp. TSH100 genomic stretch:
- the rbsK gene encoding ribokinase, whose protein sequence is MTANRPIVVFGSVNIDVCAYSDRLPRPGETVHGTGYAMGLGGKGANQAAAAARLGGTVEMVGRTGGDAFGEMARGRLAGFGVRTGQLSNDPANPTGIAVIGVESSGENCITVVGGANMAVSEQDVAQAAPLFGTAAVLLLQLEIPLAAALAGAAAVRAGGGRIILDPAPAPHGGLAADVFRAVDAMTPNETETESLVGLRPTNPDEAAAAAERLAERGLSIAIVKMGGKGVYFRGLGQQGFIPPFPVTPIDTVAAGDCFNGGLAFALARGDDLAGAVRFASACGALATTRAGAAESAPTLAEVMSLMG, encoded by the coding sequence ATGACCGCAAATCGTCCTATCGTCGTCTTCGGCAGCGTCAACATCGACGTCTGCGCCTATTCCGACCGTCTTCCGCGGCCCGGCGAGACCGTGCACGGCACCGGCTATGCCATGGGGCTGGGCGGCAAGGGCGCCAACCAGGCGGCGGCCGCCGCCCGCCTGGGCGGAACGGTCGAGATGGTCGGCCGCACCGGCGGCGATGCCTTCGGCGAGATGGCGCGCGGCCGGCTGGCCGGCTTCGGCGTGCGGACCGGCCAGCTGTCGAACGACCCGGCCAACCCCACCGGCATCGCGGTGATCGGCGTCGAGTCCTCCGGCGAGAACTGCATCACCGTGGTCGGCGGCGCCAACATGGCGGTCAGCGAGCAGGATGTGGCCCAGGCCGCCCCGCTGTTCGGCACCGCCGCCGTCCTGCTGCTTCAGCTGGAAATCCCGCTCGCGGCCGCGCTGGCCGGAGCGGCCGCAGTGCGGGCCGGCGGTGGCCGCATCATCCTGGACCCGGCACCGGCCCCGCATGGCGGGCTCGCCGCCGACGTCTTCCGGGCGGTCGACGCCATGACGCCGAACGAGACCGAGACCGAATCCCTGGTCGGGCTACGGCCGACCAATCCGGACGAGGCCGCCGCCGCCGCGGAACGTCTGGCCGAGCGAGGCCTGTCCATCGCCATCGTCAAGATGGGCGGAAAGGGCGTCTATTTCCGCGGCCTGGGCCAGCAGGGCTTCATCCCGCCCTTCCCGGTGACGCCGATCGATACGGTGGCGGCCGGCGACTGCTTCAACGGCGGGCTCGCCTTCGCGCTGGCGCGTGGTGACGATCTGGCCGGCGCCGTCCGCTTCGCCTCCGCCTGCGGCGCGCTCGCCACCACCCGCGCCGGTGCCGCGGAGTCGGCCCCGACGCTGGCGGAGGTGATGTCGCTGATGGGGTGA
- a CDS encoding SulP family inorganic anion transporter — translation MTAPTSHQPSFAELFTPKLVTILREGYGLSHLRADAIAGLTVAIVALPLSMAIAIASGASPAQGLYTAIFGGFIVSALGGSRFQIGGPAGAFIVLVAATVQAHGMDGLILATLLSGLILAAIGLLQLGTYIKFMPYPVTVGFTAGIAVIIFASQIKDLLGLTLAGPEPGPLLEKLPVLWSALPTADPASVALALATVGVITGLKAVRPHWPGMLIAVAASAAVTAALGLNIETIGTKFGGIPSGLPMPSLPAISLEKIQAVLPSAISFALLGSIESLLSAVVADGMTGRRHRSNCELVGQGIANVASSLFGGICVTGTIARTATNVRAGAHGPLAGMLHAAFLLVFILVAAPLASFIPLASLAGVLAVVSWNMVEKPAFASLLRGSRGDAAVLLTTFLLTIFTGLTEAIVIGFALGSVLFIHRMSTITAIESQTPFVAEDSADGAIVARKPYDQAAADPEVVIYRISGVFFFGAAASIGSVLDRISDTHRVLIVDFTAVPFLDSTAANTIEGLAHKAARRDVKVILTGTSHTLRQELFNHGLKPPLVGYERTIEVCLHKLRRGDASPNAGGGTLSQDAV, via the coding sequence ATGACAGCACCGACTTCCCATCAACCCAGTTTCGCCGAACTTTTCACGCCCAAGCTCGTCACCATCCTGCGCGAGGGCTACGGGCTCTCCCATCTCCGCGCCGACGCCATCGCCGGCCTGACGGTGGCGATCGTGGCGCTTCCGCTGTCGATGGCGATCGCCATCGCATCGGGCGCTTCACCGGCACAGGGGCTCTACACCGCGATCTTCGGCGGCTTCATCGTCTCTGCCCTGGGCGGCAGCCGGTTCCAGATCGGCGGTCCCGCCGGCGCCTTCATCGTGCTGGTCGCCGCCACGGTGCAGGCGCACGGCATGGACGGTCTGATCCTCGCCACCCTGCTGTCCGGCCTGATACTGGCGGCCATCGGCCTGCTGCAACTGGGCACCTACATCAAATTCATGCCCTATCCGGTGACGGTCGGCTTCACCGCCGGCATCGCCGTGATCATCTTCGCCAGCCAGATCAAGGATCTGCTCGGACTGACCCTGGCCGGGCCGGAGCCGGGGCCGTTGCTTGAAAAGCTGCCGGTGCTGTGGTCGGCGCTGCCGACGGCCGATCCGGCCTCGGTCGCTCTGGCCCTGGCGACGGTCGGCGTCATCACCGGTCTGAAGGCGGTGCGGCCCCACTGGCCGGGCATGCTGATCGCTGTCGCCGCCAGCGCTGCGGTGACAGCCGCACTCGGTCTGAACATCGAGACGATCGGCACGAAATTCGGCGGCATTCCTTCCGGCCTGCCGATGCCCAGCCTGCCGGCGATCAGCCTGGAGAAGATTCAGGCGGTGCTGCCGAGCGCCATTTCGTTCGCGTTGCTGGGGTCCATCGAATCGCTGCTGTCTGCGGTGGTCGCCGACGGCATGACCGGACGCCGCCACCGCTCCAACTGTGAACTGGTCGGGCAGGGCATCGCCAACGTCGCGTCATCCCTGTTCGGCGGCATCTGCGTCACCGGCACCATCGCCCGCACGGCGACCAACGTGCGCGCCGGCGCCCATGGACCGCTCGCCGGCATGCTGCATGCCGCCTTCCTGCTGGTCTTCATTCTGGTGGCGGCACCGCTGGCCAGCTTCATCCCGCTCGCCAGCCTCGCCGGCGTCCTGGCGGTCGTGTCCTGGAACATGGTGGAGAAGCCGGCCTTCGCCTCGCTGCTGCGCGGCTCGCGCGGAGATGCGGCGGTGCTGCTGACCACCTTCCTGCTGACCATCTTCACCGGCCTTACCGAAGCCATCGTCATCGGCTTCGCGCTCGGTTCCGTGCTGTTCATCCACCGGATGTCGACGATCACGGCGATCGAAAGCCAGACGCCCTTCGTGGCGGAGGACAGTGCCGACGGCGCCATCGTCGCCCGCAAGCCCTACGATCAGGCCGCCGCCGATCCCGAGGTGGTGATCTACCGCATCTCCGGCGTGTTCTTCTTCGGGGCGGCGGCGTCGATCGGGTCGGTGCTAGACCGCATTTCCGATACCCACCGGGTGCTGATCGTCGATTTCACCGCGGTGCCGTTCCTCGACTCGACGGCGGCCAACACGATCGAGGGCCTGGCCCACAAGGCGGCCCGCCGCGACGTGAAGGTGATCCTGACGGGGACCAGCCACACGCTGCGGCAGGAACTGTTCAACCACGGGCTGAAGCCGCCCCTGGTCGGTTACGAGCGGACGATCGAGGTCTGCCTGCACAAGCTGCGGCGCGGCGATGCCAGCCCGAATGCCGGGGGCGGAACCTTGTCGCAGGACGCCGTATAG
- a CDS encoding helix-turn-helix domain-containing protein, which produces MITASQLRAARALLGIDQKTLAELAGLSVPTIQRMEASDGNVRGVVESLTRVVEALDSAGIELIGDNAQSVAGGRGVRLKTPAPKP; this is translated from the coding sequence ATGATCACGGCATCGCAGCTGCGCGCCGCCCGCGCGCTTCTAGGCATCGATCAGAAGACGCTGGCCGAGTTGGCCGGCCTTTCCGTCCCGACCATCCAGCGCATGGAGGCGAGCGACGGCAATGTGCGCGGCGTCGTCGAAAGCCTGACCAGGGTGGTGGAGGCCCTCGATTCCGCCGGCATCGAACTGATCGGCGACAATGCCCAGAGCGTTGCCGGCGGTCGCGGCGTCCGACTGAAAACGCCTGCACCAAAGCCCTGA
- a CDS encoding M20 aminoacylase family protein, whose protein sequence is MDGMVSELERLTADMTAWRRDLHAHPETAFEEQRTSDFVAEKLTSFGLEVHRGLAKTGLVGILRNGEGPMVGFRADMDALHIHEETNLPHSSRNPGRMHACGHDGHTAMLLGAARYLTEHPDLFQGTIVFIFQPAEENEGGGRVMVEEGLFDRFPVEKVFGMHNWPGLEVGRIALRPGPLMAAYDIFELTLTGKGTHAGMPHMGTDTIMVGSQIVSALQTIASRSVHPIDSAVVSVTQFHAGDTWNVLPGTAVLRGTVRTFRPEVQDLVQRRMGEVAAAIAAGFGVEASLRYERRYPPTTNSAAETELARRAAARVVGEESLDLDPMPSMGAEDFSFMLQKRPGCYIWVGAGPSDQGRNLHSPHYDFNDAVLPIGASYWVRLAETVLPK, encoded by the coding sequence ATGGACGGGATGGTGTCGGAGCTGGAGCGGCTGACGGCGGACATGACGGCTTGGCGGCGCGATCTGCACGCCCATCCGGAAACCGCCTTCGAGGAGCAGCGGACCAGCGACTTCGTGGCGGAAAAGCTGACCTCCTTCGGGCTGGAGGTTCACCGCGGCCTTGCCAAGACCGGTCTGGTCGGGATCCTGCGCAACGGTGAGGGGCCAATGGTCGGCTTCCGCGCCGACATGGATGCGCTGCACATCCACGAGGAAACCAACCTTCCACACAGCTCGCGCAATCCCGGACGCATGCACGCCTGCGGGCATGACGGTCACACGGCGATGCTGCTGGGTGCAGCCCGCTACCTGACCGAACATCCCGACCTGTTCCAGGGCACCATCGTCTTCATCTTCCAGCCGGCCGAGGAGAATGAGGGCGGCGGCCGGGTGATGGTGGAGGAAGGGCTGTTCGACCGCTTCCCCGTCGAAAAGGTCTTCGGCATGCACAATTGGCCGGGACTGGAGGTCGGCCGCATCGCGCTGCGCCCCGGTCCGCTGATGGCCGCCTACGACATCTTCGAGCTGACCCTGACCGGCAAGGGCACCCACGCCGGCATGCCGCATATGGGAACCGACACGATCATGGTCGGCAGCCAGATCGTCTCGGCCCTCCAGACCATCGCCAGCCGCAGCGTCCATCCCATCGATTCGGCGGTGGTCAGCGTCACGCAGTTCCACGCCGGCGACACGTGGAATGTCCTGCCCGGCACCGCCGTTCTCCGCGGCACGGTCCGGACCTTCCGGCCGGAGGTGCAGGATCTGGTGCAGCGCCGCATGGGCGAGGTGGCAGCCGCCATCGCCGCCGGATTCGGAGTCGAGGCCAGCCTGCGTTACGAACGGCGCTATCCCCCCACCACCAACAGCGCCGCGGAGACCGAACTGGCCCGCCGGGCGGCGGCTCGCGTGGTCGGAGAAGAATCCCTCGACCTCGACCCGATGCCCAGCATGGGGGCGGAGGATTTCTCCTTCATGCTGCAAAAGCGTCCGGGCTGCTACATCTGGGTTGGTGCGGGGCCGTCCGACCAGGGACGCAACTTGCACAGCCCCCACTATGATTTCAACGATGCGGTGCTGCCGATCGGCGCCAGCTATTGGGTGAGGCTGGCGGAAACCGTCCTGCCGAAATGA
- a CDS encoding FAD-binding oxidoreductase: MTEQAVDQAQGIPGRGGIWQRPNSLWEATAPPPPALPVLQESVKADLLVIGGGFTGLSAGLHAAEAGRRVVVLEASELGRGASGRNNGQVIPTLTRPDPADLVARFGSEAGERFVGLIRDSASTLFDLVRRLGIDCAAEQTGWVQPVHSPGRIRIAERRAGQWGRYGADVELLDRTAVSAILGTDAYFGGWMNRTGGHINPLALVRGLADRTVAAGAAVYVNSPALSVERRGDGWLARTPQGEVTAGALVLGTNGYAAAVFPDIRTEVVPVLSWQMATAPLGDNVRKTILPGRPAMSDTHGDLRFMRYTADNRLVTGGALLIPLNGAERLKRIVGARLAGMFPALNGVTFDYVWNGRIAMTTDYFPRIHRLGPNAFAWAGCNGRGVALSISLGRELAYAAIGRDPKDLALPFTAPTPLPFNALLQRIGPLKILQYRWNDAREI, translated from the coding sequence GTGACGGAACAAGCGGTAGACCAGGCACAGGGCATCCCCGGTCGGGGTGGCATCTGGCAACGCCCCAATTCCCTGTGGGAAGCCACCGCCCCGCCGCCGCCCGCACTGCCGGTCTTGCAGGAGAGCGTAAAAGCCGACCTGCTGGTGATCGGCGGCGGTTTCACCGGCCTGTCGGCCGGCCTGCACGCAGCGGAGGCCGGCCGCCGCGTGGTGGTGCTGGAGGCGTCCGAACTGGGCCGGGGGGCGTCCGGCCGCAACAACGGGCAGGTCATTCCGACCCTGACCCGCCCCGACCCCGCCGATCTGGTTGCCCGTTTCGGCAGTGAGGCGGGCGAGCGCTTCGTTGGCCTGATCCGCGACAGCGCCTCCACCTTGTTCGATCTGGTCCGCCGCCTCGGGATCGACTGCGCGGCGGAGCAGACCGGCTGGGTCCAGCCGGTGCATTCGCCGGGCCGTATCAGGATCGCCGAGCGCCGCGCCGGCCAGTGGGGGCGCTACGGCGCGGATGTGGAACTGCTGGATCGCACCGCGGTGTCCGCCATCCTCGGCACCGACGCCTATTTCGGTGGCTGGATGAACCGGACCGGCGGGCACATCAACCCGCTGGCACTGGTGCGCGGGCTTGCGGACAGGACGGTGGCGGCCGGGGCGGCGGTCTATGTCAACTCCCCCGCCCTGTCGGTGGAGCGGCGCGGCGACGGCTGGCTCGCCCGCACCCCGCAGGGGGAGGTGACCGCCGGCGCACTGGTGCTGGGCACCAACGGCTATGCCGCCGCCGTCTTCCCGGACATCCGGACGGAGGTGGTGCCGGTGCTGTCCTGGCAGATGGCGACCGCGCCGCTGGGCGACAACGTCCGCAAGACCATCCTGCCGGGCCGGCCGGCGATGTCGGACACCCATGGCGACCTGCGCTTCATGCGTTACACCGCCGACAACCGGCTGGTGACCGGCGGCGCGCTGCTGATCCCGTTGAATGGAGCGGAGCGGCTGAAGCGCATCGTCGGCGCCCGTCTGGCCGGAATGTTCCCGGCACTGAACGGGGTCACCTTCGACTATGTGTGGAATGGCCGCATCGCCATGACCACCGACTACTTCCCCCGTATCCATAGGCTGGGACCGAACGCCTTCGCCTGGGCCGGCTGCAACGGGCGGGGCGTCGCTCTGTCGATCTCGCTGGGGCGGGAACTGGCCTATGCCGCCATCGGCCGGGATCCGAAGGATCTCGCCCTGCCTTTCACGGCGCCGACACCCCTGCCCTTCAACGCTCTGCTGCAACGCATCGGGCCGCTGAAGATCCTGCAATACCGCTGGAACGACGCCCGCGAGATATAA
- a CDS encoding L-2-amino-thiazoline-4-carboxylic acid hydrolase, with protein MSDTPDYPTLLRNAYAMRAASYAHMFDVLRERFGTEIALEVGQEATRRLGEAMGAKYAGHGPDDLTGLCHAFLDGIPNRDSMFAPEIKRCDGEALEIHFHRCPLKEAWQAQGRSETDLELLCKMAGAIDGGLFEAAGFVFKGETWKPGDEGCCRLKVLPGAQPAD; from the coding sequence ATGTCGGACACCCCTGATTACCCCACCCTTCTGCGCAATGCCTATGCGATGCGCGCCGCGTCCTACGCCCACATGTTCGACGTGCTGCGCGAGCGCTTCGGCACCGAAATAGCGCTGGAGGTCGGGCAGGAGGCCACCCGCCGCCTCGGCGAGGCGATGGGCGCGAAGTATGCCGGCCACGGCCCGGACGACCTGACCGGCCTGTGCCATGCCTTCCTCGACGGCATTCCCAACCGTGACAGCATGTTCGCGCCGGAGATCAAGCGCTGCGACGGCGAGGCGCTGGAAATCCACTTCCACCGCTGCCCGCTGAAAGAGGCCTGGCAGGCCCAGGGCAGGTCGGAAACCGATCTGGAACTGCTCTGCAAGATGGCCGGCGCCATCGACGGCGGTCTGTTCGAGGCCGCCGGCTTCGTTTTCAAGGGCGAGACCTGGAAGCCGGGCGACGAGGGCTGTTGCCGACTGAAGGTCCTGCCGGGCGCCCAGCCTGCCGACTAG